One genomic segment of Desulfomicrobium sp. ZS1 includes these proteins:
- a CDS encoding 4Fe-4S dicluster domain-containing protein — protein MKQLSLAIDLDRCIGCKTCVAACRNYHGLTDHATDVPGMIPYYLRVESDRQGTYPDIAIRSWVMPCQHCKNAACIKACKAEAIVKDTETGIVRILADKCRGSRDCIEACPYGVIQFDAARNKAHKCDLCWDRVHVGEKPVCAEVCLTDAIRFGEKEILKMELEAEGKEIVKKMSAQSILYFRTPK, from the coding sequence ATGAAACAATTAAGTCTCGCCATTGACCTGGACCGCTGCATAGGCTGCAAGACCTGCGTGGCGGCCTGCCGCAACTATCACGGCCTTACAGACCACGCCACGGACGTGCCGGGCATGATTCCCTATTACCTGCGCGTGGAAAGCGACCGCCAGGGCACCTACCCGGACATCGCCATCCGTTCCTGGGTCATGCCCTGCCAGCACTGCAAGAACGCGGCCTGCATCAAGGCGTGTAAGGCCGAAGCCATCGTCAAGGATACTGAGACCGGCATCGTGCGCATCCTGGCGGACAAGTGCCGGGGCAGCCGCGACTGCATCGAGGCCTGCCCGTACGGAGTCATCCAGTTCGACGCGGCCAGAAACAAGGCCCACAAATGCGACCTGTGCTGGGACCGGGTGCATGTGGGCGAAAAGCCGGTCTGCGCCGAGGTCTGCCTGACCGACGCCATCCGCTTCGGAGAAAAGGAAATCCTGAAAATGGAGCTTGAGGCCGAGGGCAAGGAAATCGTGAAAAAGATGAGCGCCCAGTCCATACTCTACTTTCGCACGCCCAAGTAA
- a CDS encoding DUF1566 domain-containing protein, which yields MTTRHILSTGQRLCFDAAGRPVECTGTGQDGEFRTGEAWPKPRFAPRGEDLALDRLTGLVWPRIASVGDFPMSWTEALDAVDRMNEENAFGHADWRLPNRRELSSLVSYSHHRPALPTGHPFTVSQIWYWTSTTADIAPDCAWRVHLEGGRMFYGDKTRDAMVWPVRGKNDVLARTGQRRCWDALGAVIDCVATGQDGDLRSGAPWLEPRFAMEEDGVRDLLTGLLWARSTDHQGRCTWEEALLAAKRQRKKGRKWRLPSIRELESLVDAEHHNPALPSNHPFTDIREAYWSSTSSAYAPDWAYCLYLHKGAVGVGFKAKREFHAWLVAI from the coding sequence ATGACCACCCGACACATCCTCTCCACCGGCCAGCGCCTGTGCTTCGACGCCGCCGGAAGGCCTGTGGAGTGCACCGGCACGGGCCAGGACGGCGAATTCCGCACAGGCGAAGCCTGGCCTAAACCGCGCTTCGCGCCGCGAGGCGAAGACCTTGCCCTGGACCGGCTGACGGGACTGGTCTGGCCCCGCATCGCCTCTGTGGGAGACTTTCCCATGTCCTGGACCGAGGCACTGGACGCAGTGGACCGGATGAACGAGGAAAACGCCTTCGGCCATGCCGACTGGCGATTGCCGAACCGCCGCGAGCTTTCCAGCCTAGTCAGCTACAGCCACCACCGCCCGGCCCTGCCCACCGGGCACCCCTTCACGGTCAGCCAGATATGGTACTGGACCTCGACCACGGCCGACATTGCTCCTGACTGCGCTTGGCGCGTGCATCTGGAAGGCGGCCGCATGTTCTACGGTGACAAGACCCGCGACGCCATGGTCTGGCCGGTGCGCGGAAAAAACGATGTTCTTGCCCGCACAGGGCAACGACGATGCTGGGACGCTTTGGGGGCGGTCATCGACTGCGTCGCCACGGGCCAGGACGGGGATCTACGCAGCGGCGCACCGTGGCTGGAACCGCGTTTTGCCATGGAAGAAGACGGGGTACGCGATCTGCTGACTGGACTTTTGTGGGCGAGGTCAACGGATCATCAGGGGCGCTGCACGTGGGAAGAAGCCTTGCTGGCCGCGAAAAGACAGCGCAAGAAGGGCCGCAAATGGCGTCTGCCAAGCATCCGCGAGCTGGAATCGCTGGTCGACGCCGAGCACCACAACCCCGCCCTGCCCTCGAATCATCCCTTCACGGATATCCGCGAAGCCTACTGGTCCTCGACCAGCAGCGCCTATGCCCCGGATTGGGCCTACTGCCTGTATCTGCACAAGGGGGCCGTGGGCGTGGGATTCAAGGCCAAGCGGGAATTCCACGCCTGGCTTGTGGCCATCTGA